Genomic window (Lycium barbarum isolate Lr01 chromosome 2, ASM1917538v2, whole genome shotgun sequence):
TGTGCACATCTTTACACAATTAGCCGGCCGGATTCACTGTTTACTTTTCCTAGCCGGTATTCATAGATTTTACACTACCCGGTTATACACGTATTATACGTGGATTATACATATATTACACATCTATAGGCTAGTTTTAGTTAAGTGTGTGGGTGGCTATTTAGGTTAATTCTTCTTTTTGTTTGCATGCTAATTTATAGTAATTTTGGAAAGAATAGATGTTGTGGTACTCTGTATCTATTGGTTTTAACTCTTGGATCAGCCTGTCAACTCTGATGATACATATTTGTTTTATCGCGAGGTTTATATTTGATATTGGTTTCTACTGAATGGTCGAGCAAATTAACACAATTTGGATGTCCTGGCGATATGGTTTTATGCTTTGTGATCCATGAGTTAATGTTGAAAAATTGGTATTAGTTGAACTTGTAGGTCTTGTCAAGTTTCTTCTGATTACATGATTATGATGAGGCTTAATGGGGAATTACTCTTCACATAATTTATACACTAGAGTCTGATTTCtaatgatttgcatttgttttatACGCTGCGATTTGAGTTGTGACTTTGGTATTTCAAGACTGTCTTTGTTAGTGTCTTCACTGGATCTACTCTTAGGTCTTCAAGCTGCCATAGAAGAAAGGCTATTTTTTGGTAGATCTAAGCATTTTAGAAGTTAATGAAATGCTTTGTCCTTGAGATGCGCGATGTTCCTTTTTCCCCCTAAATGTTACACTATTGGTCCttaagtatatatttttttttaaatcctacAAGCTGTGTTTGAAGAGCTCAATTTAGATTATGGCTGTTCATCTTTAATCTAATAGATGCATGGATTAAAGAAGCAGGGATGTATCATGACAGTACTTTGTCCTtcagatggagcctcatttttaAGAGATTTCTCCTTTTCTGGTGAATGGTGCAATGTCAGTTTACTATGCATTGTTTGATTAAATTAGAACCAAGCAGATTAGACCATGTGAGATGTAACCGATGTCTACTGTCTACATTCCAAGGTTGTTGTTTTCTTTGTTATTAAATTCCAGAATTCTATCAGTTAATCATTAGTACTGTTAACTGCTACATGCACATTTTATTTACGCTATTACTAAGTTGAATCTTGGTATGAATATCACACTCCATAATGGCAAAGACACCTTCTCGTATGTTTTTAAGACTTCTCAAAAAACCATTTAGTTTCTGAAACTTGGCAATTAGAAAATCACTCAGTTCTTATTGCTCCAGAGTCCAGCCCGTGTACAATGTTCTACCTTCAAATTATTAGCGTGAAGTGATTTCATTTTCCTTTCTCTGTTGTTCACCTTTGTTCTGGAATGTTTTTCTTCTGTTGTTTCATGCATTAGCCACTGAGATTATGTGGAATTTAACATTCTGCTTATTTTTAGGTACTTTGTGTAGTtggagatgtttttttttttttttgcatgacacAAATGGGCTGTCCCTTTTGAGAAAGCAGTGAGTATTTTGCTTTTTCTTCTCTTTCCATTTTGTTTGACATCCTTCGATGCTTCTTTATTAGAGCTGATTCAATTAGGATGTGAAGTTTATGATTGTAGAAGTACTTTGATGAATTGGACGTGTTGATGAGTTGCATTGTTGATTTGGTTGATGAGTGTGACTGGCAGGTGGGCTGCTGTAAAAGAGGGTAAAAAATCCACTAATGTGCCCTCCCCAAGATCCTGATATAGCCTGGTTTGTGATCCTTCAACTTATTATCACATTTTTATTATAGTCTGATTTTTCTATCCAGTGATAACTTTGTGGCTTTTTGATGTTTTCAGGTATACAAAGATTGAGACTTGCTTAACTCCCTTACTTGaagtttcaagtgaagaagaggtGGCTGGTGGACAATTGAAAAAGTGGCCTAAAAGATTACAAGCGATACCACCAAGGATAAGCAGGGGTACTGTAACTTCAATTgataagtgtttgaatgtagttttaattcgaattagaagtactttgaaggtgaatttgattgtagaatgtagtttatggttgtttaagtttatgatgtttaagtgtttcaATGTAGTTGTAATTTGAATTAGAAGTACTTTAAATTGGAgtttgaggttgaatttgattgTAGAAGTACTTTGATGAATTGGATGTGTTGATGAATTGCATTGTTGATTTGGTTGATGAATGAGATTGGCTGGTGGGCTGCTGTAAAAGCAGCTGAATGCtggaattttttttccagattttcgaCCGCATTAGGTCGAAAATCAACCCAGATATTGATAATTTTCGACCTAGTGAGGTCGAAATTGTACCCAGAAATTAGAATTTCGATCGCATGAGGTCAAAAAACTGGGCAACATTTTGAATttcaacctcatgaggtcgaaatctggcaacaatattgctaaatttcgacctcatgtggtcgaaattctgattttttaatattgtttcATATTTCGACCACAAGAGGTcgaaaactttaaaaaatatttatataaaaataatattttcgacCGCGCGCGGTcgaatttttttattaatatttaaataaaaaaataatttttttcgaCCTCAGGTGGTCGAAAAATTTATTTTCGTAATTTACGTAGAAAAATtatttcgaccgcatgaggtcgaaaATTTTCGACCACGTGAGGTCGAAAAAAATTTCACCCTAGCTGTTAGCGACCATGCCTTGTGGTCGAAATTTTGGTCGAAAATTGGCCTTTTTCGACCTCGTGTGGTCGAAAATTCTGGTCGAATttcactgtttttttagtagtgtaaggCACAGGTTTCGCAAAAGCCTTAtcttgctatttttttttaatattttactaAGCATGGGTTTGAACCCAAAACTAGGAGATATTTTCAGTCACATTTttaagaaaaggacaaaaattaaagaccagcaatttgagggccaaaaattaaggaACAGTGtgtttgaaggacaatccgcacaaaaaaatgagtaTTTAACtagcgaattgcccttcttttggagtgatctttaaattttgcccctcataattGAAATCTTTAAagtttgcccttcggctaaaactcatgggttccaggttcgaacccccacacagtcaaaatttaaaaaaaaaaaattgcaaggcagagtttaaatttcgctattcccccaccggcatacacttgtgaaggaattaccaaagttatgccggacccggcatacttatgccttatgggcaaacttggcataagtatgccggatccgacataactttggtcattccttcataagtttatgccaggtccggcataaaagtttgcccattaaaagtttgcccccaccggcataaacttgttaaggaattactaaagttatgccggacccggcatacttatgccaagtctgcccataaggcatgagtatgccgggtccggcataaatttggtaattccttaacaagtgtatgccgggtttggcatacacgcgacccaaaccttgccttgcaattttttttttaaatttatgcatgagcggaggttcgaactcagaacctcatgatttctgcgtgaacacTCAAAGTTGCAatgcaaagggcaaaaattaaagaccagcaatatgaggggcataatttaaagaccacaaatatgaggggcaaaatttaaagaccaccccaaaagaagggcaatccgtgcaaaaaaatgaaacaCAACAATGGGCCTTTAATAAATTGGATCATTGGATGGCAAACCCAAATtgtttttgcacggattgtccttcaaaggctctggtatttaatttttggacctcaaactgctggtctttaatttttgctcttcttttaaAAAAGCGGCCGAAAATATCGTGAGGTTCTGGGTCGAACCCCTgagttttaaaaaataataataataatcgcaaggcaaggccttgcgaaaattctaccttaaggtaaaagtttgccttgcgaaattttgcaaggcagaattttttTCTACTATGCTGGAATTCTATAAAAGTTAGGgttaacttttgcccgaatagacctaattttgctaagaaattctgtcttgcgatttttttgtTTTACTCTGTCGGGGTTCGAGCCCAGATTCTTGaggtattttaggcgaagggcaaaaattaaagactagcaatttgaggggttaaa
Coding sequences:
- the LOC132627955 gene encoding probable methyltransferase PMT14 — encoded protein: MCPPQDPDIAWYTKIETCLTPLLEVSSEEEVAGGQLKKWPKRLQAIPPRISRGTVTSIDKCLNVVLIRIRSTLKVNLIVECSLWLFKFMMFKCFNVVVI